A stretch of the Haloarcula ordinaria genome encodes the following:
- a CDS encoding methylated-DNA--[protein]-cysteine S-methyltransferase: protein MSAPTGDAGIYARESDYLDRYVQFGEAGDRIISVTFPTQPEDDTSDDHPLLDRIDEYLTGNRDDFADVTVGLTVPTDQRKVLEAVRQIPYGENATVEKVASMTPDLSAEEMDDLNLVREALDANPVPLLVPDHRVRDGPSGAPPAVEQKLRVVEGL, encoded by the coding sequence ATGAGCGCACCGACGGGGGACGCCGGCATCTACGCCCGCGAGTCGGACTATCTGGACCGGTACGTCCAGTTCGGCGAGGCGGGGGACCGGATTATCTCGGTCACGTTCCCCACGCAACCCGAGGACGACACAAGCGACGACCATCCGCTGCTCGACCGTATCGACGAGTATCTCACCGGGAACAGGGACGACTTCGCTGACGTCACGGTCGGCCTGACGGTCCCGACGGACCAGCGGAAAGTGCTGGAGGCGGTCAGGCAGATTCCCTACGGCGAGAACGCGACCGTCGAGAAGGTCGCCTCGATGACGCCGGACCTCTCGGCCGAGGAGATGGACGACCTGAATCTGGTCCGGGAGGCGCTGGACGCCAACCCCGTCCCGCTGCTGGTTCCCGACCACCGGGTGCGGGACGGGCCAAGCGGTGCCCCGCCGGCCGTCGAACAGAAGCTCCGCGTCGTCGAGGGCCTCTAG